A segment of the Luteolibacter arcticus genome:
GTCCGTGCTTTCCGCGTAGGCGCACTGGTGACAGTGCGGAGTGGTCCCTGAAAGCAGACTTGTTCCCGTGCTTCCGTGGTGTCACCACCACGCCTACGGATGCCAAGGTGAGCCCGCCGCGGTTGTCCGTGCTTTCCGCGTAGGCGCACTGGTGACAGTGCGGAGTGGTCCCTGAAAGCAGACTTGTTCCCGTGCTTCCGTAGTGTCACCACCACGCCTACGGGTACTCACTTCACGCCCCTCAACACGTCCGCCGCGCGGGTGAACGCCACATCGTTGAAGCCCATCATCCGCTTCAATGTGGCGTCCCGCTCCAGTGGATTCGCCACGCCCCGGCTATCCATGAAATCTTCCCACGGGATCATCCCGAAGGCCCATGGCAAGAGACCGCTGGGAGGCACCGGCAAGTCGCTGCCGTGAAGGATGCGCCCGTCCATCGCCGCCGAAGTCATCACGCGCAGCGCCGATGGCCGCAGGCGAAAGCTCAGGCCGGCGAGGGCACTGTTATCACCATAGAGATTCGGATACTTCGCGAGCATCTCCGTGAAGACATCGAAGTAATCCGGATCCAGCACCATCATGCCGGTGCCAGCGTGCGCCGCGATGCACGTGACGCCGATCTCCAGCGCGCGCGTCAGCACCCGTGGTGAAGCGAGCGCATGATCCATCACCGGCATGGTCCGCTCGCTGCCGGTGTGGGCGAGCAGTGGCAGGCCTGCCTCCGCCATGCGCTCGAGGAAAGCGGTGTAGCGCGGGCTATTCCAATCGATACCCTGCACATTCGGCAGACACTTCAGCGCCGCCGCACCGCCGGCGAGGCACTTCTCCAATTCCTCCATCGCATCCTTTCGCGCCGGATGGATCGAGACCCCGGCGAGGAATTCGGAGTGCTCCTGCGCGAGCTTCAGCACGCAGTCATTCGGCACATACAGCGACGATCGCTCGGGCAAGGACGTGCCGTCTTCCAGATGCGGCAGCTCGTGCGCGAGCAGCAACGCGCTATCGACTGACGAGCCGCGGATAAACTCTAACAGATTTCCGACATAGAGCTGGTCGAACTCCGGCCCGTGCAGGTCGCGGGTGGTCAGGCCGACCGCCTTCACCAGAAATGGCTCGCCGATCTTCGTAAGGCCCTTCGGCCGGTACCAGCAGCCGGTGCCGCCTGCGCCGGTGCCTACCATGTGGACGTGACAGTCAATGCGCATGGGATGAATGAGCCGCCCATCAAAGGGGGCCGCGCGTGCGGCGTCGAGCGGGACTTCCCGCTTGTGGCGGCGGCAGAGTCCGCTCCGCCGGTAGCTCCCGCGGTGCCACGACCGCGCCTACGAAGGACGATGGCAGTCCGCCGCGGAAACCGTAGGCGCACTCGTGAGAGTGCGGAAGCAAGGGTGAAGCCCGCTTCACAAGTGGCCTCCGCGGTGTCACCACCGCGCCTACAGAAGATCAGGACTCCCCCGAATCACTTCTTCGTCTTCTCTTCAATCGACGTGACTTCAAGCATCTTCTTGCCGTCCTTGTCGCTGACGGTACCGGTCGCCTTTGCCTCCTTGGAGGATTTGCAGATCTTCTTGTGGAACTCTTTGTCGGGCTCACCGGTGATGTAGTAGGTCACCGTCTTGTCGCCGTCCTTCACCTGGAGGACAGTGGCACAGGTATCTTCGGTCCCCAGATCGCATTTCGCGCAGGTGGCGGTGCCTTCCAAGGTCACGGTCTTGCCCTTGGTTTCTTCCGCGGCCAATCCGCCGGAAGCAAATGCGGCAGCGGCTGCCGACATGAGGATGGTGGTGAGAATTTTCATAATGAGCGTGAGTTTGTGGTGAAACGACAAGCATGCGCCTGTCCCAAAAACAGGCGACAATCGTATCACTACAGTTTGGCGAGCTCTCAGCTCCCCGCAACGTGCAAATCCGGCGCGTCGCCCGGAGCTCACAGCTACCCGGCTCGTGAGAGGAAGATCTCTTCGATGATCTTTCCTTCCCAATCCGGATGAGGGGCGATTCCCAGGAGACGGGCAATGGTAGGAGCCGAGTCCATGATCGAAACCGGCGCCTGGATCGTGTGCGCAGGCCTGATCCCGCTGCCCGTGGCGATCCACGGCACCAGCATGTCTTCACGGCAATCCGTTCCGTGGTTCCGCTCGTGTCCACCGTGGTCTGCGTGCACGATCACGGCGTAGTCGTCAGGAAGTGCATCGAGCACCTCACCGAGCAGGGAGTCCACGCGCTCGAGCTGTCCCAGATACTCCGGCGACATCCAGCCATGCCGGTGACCGGCGGTATCCACGGTGCCGAAATAAAGGAACACGAAGTCCCACCTCTCCGCGGGAATCCGGATCGCCGCTTCTCTCGCCAGACCATCATCACCATCGTCGTCCGCGCTGGTATCCGTGAAATAGGAGAACGATAGCGCCCCCGGCCGGCTGAGGTCGCGGAGCTGTTCCCAATTGTAGAAGAACGCGCACTTTTTCCCTGCGGCGGCGGCGACATCGA
Coding sequences within it:
- a CDS encoding DUF6370 family protein yields the protein MKILTTILMSAAAAAFASGGLAAEETKGKTVTLEGTATCAKCDLGTEDTCATVLQVKDGDKTVTYYITGEPDKEFHKKICKSSKEAKATGTVSDKDGKKMLEVTSIEEKTKK
- a CDS encoding alkaline phosphatase family protein; its protein translation is MLPVLFVMLDGVRPDAVQEARTPTLDRLVAQGASSFAARSVMPSVTLPCHTSIFHSVPPTRHGITSNTWVPMARPIPGLIDVAAAAGKKCAFFYNWEQLRDLSRPGALSFSYFTDTSADDDGDDGLAREAAIRIPAERWDFVFLYFGTVDTAGHRHGWMSPEYLGQLERVDSLLGEVLDALPDDYAVIVHADHGGHERNHGTDCREDMLVPWIATGSGIRPAHTIQAPVSIMDSAPTIARLLGIAPHPDWEGKIIEEIFLSRAG
- a CDS encoding amidohydrolase family protein, coding for MRIDCHVHMVGTGAGGTGCWYRPKGLTKIGEPFLVKAVGLTTRDLHGPEFDQLYVGNLLEFIRGSSVDSALLLAHELPHLEDGTSLPERSSLYVPNDCVLKLAQEHSEFLAGVSIHPARKDAMEELEKCLAGGAAALKCLPNVQGIDWNSPRYTAFLERMAEAGLPLLAHTGSERTMPVMDHALASPRVLTRALEIGVTCIAAHAGTGMMVLDPDYFDVFTEMLAKYPNLYGDNSALAGLSFRLRPSALRVMTSAAMDGRILHGSDLPVPPSGLLPWAFGMIPWEDFMDSRGVANPLERDATLKRMMGFNDVAFTRAADVLRGVK